Proteins from a genomic interval of Spea bombifrons isolate aSpeBom1 chromosome 4, aSpeBom1.2.pri, whole genome shotgun sequence:
- the PTGER1 gene encoding prostaglandin E2 receptor EP1 subtype isoform X2: MFPPLQSNSSFPSILSSLPPISPSYTPTSASSPPPSSRPLLPSLSMAIGASSNALGLWILARAYSHSRRLRRSRAQFLLLASGLLTTDLAGHLITGSFVLWLYSHGGLPAVGCQFLGGCMVFFGLSPLLLGLLMACERCLGLMKPLWHSTMVTQFRARLSMVFAWAVALLVSMLPLMGYGEYGLQPSRTWCFLQEPPGFCLLFSGLGLGSLAAALVCNVMVGGTLLRARMLRTSVEGRRRRRRGARSHDLEMVVQLLGITLVSCICWSPLLVSVMMLHTGLSLPRSDWLLFTVRLASCNQILDPWVYILLRRSVLHRLCAIFVRVSRVRGGKLNRWDPGDFQSSDRSEVSHL, translated from the exons ATGTTCCCACCTCTACAATCCAACTCTTCCTTCCCCTCTATCCTTTCTTCCCTGCCTCCCATTTCTCCTTCATACACCCCTACATCTGCTTCCTCCCCACCCCCCTCTTCTAGACCTCTTCTACCATCTCTGTCAATGGCCATTGGTGCTTCCTCCAACGCACTTGGACTGTGGATCCTGGCAAGGGCTTACTCCCATTCTCGCAGACTCCGACGATCCAGAGCCCAATTCCTCCTCCTGGCATCTGGACTGCTTACGACTGATTTGGCTGGACATCTCATCACCGGATCTTTTGTCCTTTGGCTATACTCTCATGGAGGACTTCCAGCAGTTGGGTGCCAGTTTCTTGGTGGTTGCATGGTGTTTTTTGGTCTTTCTCCACTTCTCCTTGGTTTACTCATGGCATGTGAACGCTGTCTTGGGCTGATGAAGCCACTTTGGCACTCTACTATGGTGACACAGTTCAGAGCTCGCCTTAGTATGGTTTTCGCTTGGGCCGTGGCACTTCTGGTGTCCATGCTTCCTCTGATGGGGTATGGAGAATATGGACTACAGCCTTCACGAACCTGGTGTTTTCTGCAGGAACCGCCTGGGTTCTGTCTGCTCTTCTCTGGATTAGGTCTTGGATCACTAGCTGCTGCCTTGGTGTGTAATGTTATGGTTGGAGGAACTCTCCTGAGGGCACGGATGCTCAGAACCTCCGTGGAGGGTCGAAGGAGGAGGCGACGTGGGGCACGTTCGCATGACCTGGAGATGGTGGTGCAACTTTTAGGAATTACACTTGTCTCGTGTATTTGCTGGAGTCCCTTGTTG GTTTCTGTGATGATGTTACACACTGGCCTATCTCTTCCACGCTCAGACTGGCTACTTTTCACAGTACGTTTGGCTTCATGTAACCAGATCCTGGATCCTTGGGTCTACATTCTACTGAGACGGTCTGTGCTCCACCGtctttgtgccatctttgttcgaGTGTCACGTGTCCGAGGAGGAAAGCTAAACCGTTGGGATCCCGGAGACTTCCAGAGCTCGGACCGCAGCGAAGTCAGCCATCTATAG
- the PTGER1 gene encoding prostaglandin E2 receptor EP1 subtype isoform X1, with the protein MPLFTNPHNLDITISLFVTHILTIRLFSGLSYPPMFPPLQSNSSFPSILSSLPPISPSYTPTSASSPPPSSRPLLPSLSMAIGASSNALGLWILARAYSHSRRLRRSRAQFLLLASGLLTTDLAGHLITGSFVLWLYSHGGLPAVGCQFLGGCMVFFGLSPLLLGLLMACERCLGLMKPLWHSTMVTQFRARLSMVFAWAVALLVSMLPLMGYGEYGLQPSRTWCFLQEPPGFCLLFSGLGLGSLAAALVCNVMVGGTLLRARMLRTSVEGRRRRRRGARSHDLEMVVQLLGITLVSCICWSPLLVSVMMLHTGLSLPRSDWLLFTVRLASCNQILDPWVYILLRRSVLHRLCAIFVRVSRVRGGKLNRWDPGDFQSSDRSEVSHL; encoded by the exons ATGCCTttatttaccaatccacataatCTTGATATCACAATCTCTTTGTTTGTTACTCATATACTTACCATTCGTTTGTTTTCAGGCCTGTCCTACCCTCCCATGTTCCCACCTCTACAATCCAACTCTTCCTTCCCCTCTATCCTTTCTTCCCTGCCTCCCATTTCTCCTTCATACACCCCTACATCTGCTTCCTCCCCACCCCCCTCTTCTAGACCTCTTCTACCATCTCTGTCAATGGCCATTGGTGCTTCCTCCAACGCACTTGGACTGTGGATCCTGGCAAGGGCTTACTCCCATTCTCGCAGACTCCGACGATCCAGAGCCCAATTCCTCCTCCTGGCATCTGGACTGCTTACGACTGATTTGGCTGGACATCTCATCACCGGATCTTTTGTCCTTTGGCTATACTCTCATGGAGGACTTCCAGCAGTTGGGTGCCAGTTTCTTGGTGGTTGCATGGTGTTTTTTGGTCTTTCTCCACTTCTCCTTGGTTTACTCATGGCATGTGAACGCTGTCTTGGGCTGATGAAGCCACTTTGGCACTCTACTATGGTGACACAGTTCAGAGCTCGCCTTAGTATGGTTTTCGCTTGGGCCGTGGCACTTCTGGTGTCCATGCTTCCTCTGATGGGGTATGGAGAATATGGACTACAGCCTTCACGAACCTGGTGTTTTCTGCAGGAACCGCCTGGGTTCTGTCTGCTCTTCTCTGGATTAGGTCTTGGATCACTAGCTGCTGCCTTGGTGTGTAATGTTATGGTTGGAGGAACTCTCCTGAGGGCACGGATGCTCAGAACCTCCGTGGAGGGTCGAAGGAGGAGGCGACGTGGGGCACGTTCGCATGACCTGGAGATGGTGGTGCAACTTTTAGGAATTACACTTGTCTCGTGTATTTGCTGGAGTCCCTTGTTG GTTTCTGTGATGATGTTACACACTGGCCTATCTCTTCCACGCTCAGACTGGCTACTTTTCACAGTACGTTTGGCTTCATGTAACCAGATCCTGGATCCTTGGGTCTACATTCTACTGAGACGGTCTGTGCTCCACCGtctttgtgccatctttgttcgaGTGTCACGTGTCCGAGGAGGAAAGCTAAACCGTTGGGATCCCGGAGACTTCCAGAGCTCGGACCGCAGCGAAGTCAGCCATCTATAG